Genomic segment of Kogia breviceps isolate mKogBre1 chromosome 9, mKogBre1 haplotype 1, whole genome shotgun sequence:
CTTTTTGTTCAGGGAAGTGTGTGCAGTAATGCATCCCTGCAACTAATATGGGAATATGCAACTAATATGGCCTGCTTGATTTCAAATCTACTATAAAAAGAAAGCTGTCATTGAATcttgctcttatttctttttttaatgagaattcgCAAGTTTTTCTCCAGCTTAATAAagaatatctttaaatttttaagaaaaggagacTAGCCCTTTATCACTCGCTTGCTAATTATTGTAAATGGTTAACGAGATTCCACAATTATAACTAACAAGGCAAGCCTTAGCTTATACTAGACAAGTAACTTGATAGAATATGCCGTTTGAGAATTCTAGCTTTATTTCCAAAATTactgttgctatttttaaaacatgcattGCGCTTTTTAGTCCTTAGTCTTTTTTAGTCTTTAGGTTTTatgtcagttattttttaaagtctagtgTGACAAGTACTGTTGATATGCTAGTCATAAAGGAGATAAATATAGCAATAATGGCCTTgagaaaaatcaggaaatttctTGAGGAAATTTGTCCATatctaaaaagtgaaaaatttttgaaaagtgcACCATAAAAATTCATCCAATATCTTACAGTCTCCACCCAAAAGATGTTTGTTCATTAACTATTTCCCAGAACTTTGTCAGTACTCCTCATTTGTTGTCATAAGTACTCTTAAATTATCAATGATCCTATTTTGTAATTAAATTTATTCATGTGGAAATGtggttactttctttttctctcatgagACTCCAATATTCCACGAGCGCCATTGTATCCCCGGCACATAGAATTGTGTCTACTGCCtattaagtgttcagtaaatatttgcacaTCTATGGGTCAAGCACACAGCTGTAATAAAAGTCAGAATTATCCAATGGAAAGCATTATGCATTTAGTAACTAGTAGACTTAAGTTCCAGGACCACCACTAATTTTCCTTGGGTTATTAGAAACAGCCAGtggatttcctcatctgtaaaatccgGCATATTTCTACCTGTCGCCACCTCACGGAGATGTTGGTAGCATCACGTGGCAGAGAGTATTTATTTGCTGGGTAAAAGGAGTGTGTGTTACAGACACTAAGCTGGCCCAGGACTCTCTGGGCAGCTACTGAGGCACGTCCACGTCACCCCGTTATATAAGGGGCCCGCCTGTCCGGTGTCCTCTTAAATCCCTGACCCGACGTCATCGGCCACCGCCCTGAGGACGCCATACGGTGCCCTGAGGATAGGCGGTGCAGGGTGGAACCCGCGTGTCGCCCGCCCGAAGCTCGCGGCCGGCTGCAGAAAGTGTCTGAGACAGCAGAGGCTCTCTGGGATGAGACCGGAAGCCCCTTCCGACTGGCCCGCAGCCAGTCAGCGCTAGGCCTGTTCGAACGTGACCTTGTTTTGGCGTTGCTAGGAGACCCGGCTCCCGCACGCCCCCCACTGGCCTGCTAGGGCGAGAAGGGGGCGGGGCCGTGTCAGGCGCTGGTAGCGGTCGTTCGAGCACCGTTAGGGCAGCCCCGGGCCCGGCGCCCGGCCAGACCCTTGGAAGAGGTGACTCGTCCCCTGCCACCGCCCAGGCCTCGCTGGCGCCCTCCCGCTGGTATCAACGCGCTCCCGAGCGGCAGTGAGCCACGTTTGGGTCCGGACCAGGGAAGGACGTTAGTCAGGTGAGCCGCAGCGGGGCGGGCAGCTGGTGTGGCCACGCCCTGCCGAGGGAGAAGAGCCGGCCGGGTGCGGAGCGCCGAGGTGAGGGGATCGTGTTGTGGGGACAGCGGGCCTGCCCCGGCGGCTGCCGCAGGTCGGATCATTCACTTCTGTGGGCCGGCGCAGCCGCAGGCAGCACTCTCCGGCCAGCGGACAAAGGGTTAACGCGCCGGCGGTGACCACGGGCCCCGGATGTGAGAACCTCTGCGCGGCGTCCGTGGGCCGCGCTGCAGGTGCGCCTGGGCGGGAGGAGCGAGCGGCTGGCAGGGACCTGACCGACCGGCCGAGGCTCCCCTTGCCCTGCAGGGGTCGCTCGGCTCCCTCCGCAGGCGCCCTCTTTTCTAACTTGAAGGCAACAGGTGGTGCTGTGGACTGAGGGAGAGCCCGGCTCCGCCGTGCTGGGAACGGCAGTTACTCTTACCAATTAGGGCGCGGGGGCGCGTAGGGCATGGACGCGCTGACGCAGGTGACCAATGGGATTTGGGCTGAGGGGTGGGCCGTGTGGAGTGGGCGTGTTCGTAGTCTGGAGCCACGGTTGCTAGTGAGGCAGCCGCCAGAGCTGCGTGGAGAGCTAAGCTGATCGGCCGTGGGGTGCTTCTCTGCCCCCGCGTAGAAAAGCCTGCCAATGCTTTCTCATTTGGATCCAGACTCCAATTCAGGAGGTGAGAACATTGTATTTTGGGGTGGGGCGGTTGGCTCGCGGAGGCTAGGCTAATAGTGACCTTGGCTTTGCTGTTAAGCGTGTAGAATTAGATCCTGAAGATCAGATTATGTGTTACAAATTTTCTGCCAAAAAAGGCACTTCTGTGGTTACTGCGACTTGGACCAGTTGCTGGTGACTAGGTTGTCTCCGGTATGAGGTCTTAGAGGTCTGGGGACCCAGGGGGGTAGAGAAAAGAACATATTACTACAATTTCAGTGAATGTTAAAGAATTTCAACGGCAATGATTATTCTGTCGTTTACCTTGGATCGTGTATGTTTCTTATCTCACATGGTTTGTTTACTGAAGCAAGTTTTATTTATCAAGTTCCTCGTGTTGCTTAGTTtagcaggaagagagaaaaacagttgTGTAGTACATTATTTCACAAGAATAACTTACTCATTCTCCCCTTCAGCAGTCTGGTAGCTGGATCTCCTAGGAAGAGAAGTTCTCAAGCAGTAAGAAGAAAGCCTTTCAATTTAGAACACTTCTTTGcagctggaaatggggaatggacTGTCAGACCAGACTTCTATCCTGTCCAGCCTGCCTTCATTTCAGTCCTTCCACATTGTCATTCTGGGTTTGGACTCTGCTGGAAAGACAACTGTGTTATACAGGCTGCAGTTCAATGAATTTGTAAATACCGTACCTACCAAAGGATTTAACACGGAAAAAATTAAGGTAACCTTGGGAAATTCTAAAACAGTCACTTTTCACTTCTGGGATGTAGGTGGTCAGGAGAAATTAAGGCCATTGTGGAAGTCATATACCAGATGCACAGATGGCATTGTGTTTGTTGTGGACTCTGTTGATGTTGAAAGAATGGAAGAAGCCAAAACTGAACTTCATAAAATAACTAGGATATCAGAAAACCAGGGAGTCCCTGTGCTAATAGTTGCTAACAAACAAGACCTGAGGAACTCATTGTCTCTCTCAGAAATTGAGAAATTGTTAGCAATGGGTGAACTGAGCTCATCAACTCCCTGGCATTTGCAGCCCACCTGTGCAATCATAGGCGATGGACTGAAGGAAGGACTTGAGAAACTACATGATAtgataattaaaagaagaaaaatgttgcggcagcagaaaaagaaaagatgaatggTGATAACCTTTTAGATCTGTGTGGAGTAGGTTTTCTGTGGTCTGATTTTGACAAATGGAAGAGTGTCTACATCCTGGTTTGCCTGCCTGCCCTCCTGGATGCTGTTAAAGCTTTGTTTTGTTGAACAATCAGATGTCCAACTCTGTTGCCTTGTGGAAGATGAGTAAATGCAGTGCTTCTTAAAATGGCCTCTTCTGCCTACCCCACAAATCTTTTGGTACTACCATTTTGGGAAGCCAAGCAAAGATAGAAAATTGACCAGAAAACAGCTGTGGAAATTTGACCTGAAATTAGTGAAATAAAACTTTGAAGAGTGTCTGCCTAGTATTTTGTGCTTACATCTTTTGGGGGGAAGCCTTTGCAAAGAAATTGCATGCAAGGCTTTGTATGTTATGCTAATGAATGGAAATGTTAAGGTAGATTAATATATACAGTCATACTGGTCACGTTGGTCCAACCAGTAAGGGACAAGGAGGCAGTGCTTGGTTTTTTAAGTTTGGCCGAATGAATTTTGACATTTTCTGGAATCAAATACTGTAATGCTGTATCTTAATTCTAGACGGTGTTTAAGTTGGTCTAACTTAAAATTTAAGAAGAGGTATTTGGGGCATATTCAAGTGCATGGATTAGTTTTTCTGACAAAGCATGTTTTGGTGTATAGTCTTTTACTTTCTAGAAATAGCTATGCATCTTTTTACATGGTCAGGTTTAAAACACCTTTTTTGGGGATTTAGGGCTGTTTTAGAAATAGTTTGTTGTCAGAGTCACTTTCAGTTAAAGAACCTGAAATAATTTACTTAACTCTTTTACATAGTAAATTTGGGCATGTAGACtaatcttaaatgcatatgcTTTGACAAATGTATGGATTTATGAAGAAAGCAGTTGATGAATTCAGTCAAGAGGGTGTAATTACAATACATGGTCTCTAAAGTATTCCAgttgtaaaatatttgttttattatatttactggCTGAACACaggtttttcatatatttttgtagTGTTTTGAGAGAAGCAGAAGCTTTATAACCAACACCTAATGCACTGTGCATTGAAAATGTAAGAGAGGTCCTTATGTGCTCTGagctttaattttttgtttacaAACTGAACAGTGTTATGCAGGCAGTCTAGTCCTGATTATAAGGTAGGAAGAAATGATACAGTACTGCAGATAAGAATTACGATTATAGAAAATGAAGGGGAAAGTAGCAAAGCtatattttgtgaaaattcactgGTACTGTTTACTTTGGAATCCAAAAAATCCCTCtaaattaaaaagaggaaaaaccttTACCTAATTCTTATCTACAGGTAAAGACTTGCTTCCTGATCATATATAGCAAATCAAcatgatttctgtgtgttaaagCCAACACCTGTTTGTTTTGAAGATAACCAAAAGAAATGCACTTTGCTAGCAGGgtttggttttgggtttgtttttttttttttttaaatggagttttTGGAAACTTGGTTCATGTTCACACAAAATGAAGTCGCTTCCTGTGGAGCCTTCACATGTTAAATGTACCTGCACTAGTGACAGTCATTTAGAATGTTTATATTCATGGAAATGTGGATAATAACTACCAATAAACTACTTGAGGCACTAGGAGAACAGTGTTTGGCTTTGAGTTTTAATGTATGTACTTCCACTTTTGATGAAGCTACTAATTAGTAGTTGAAAAACAACTTTTGAAAGCTGGGTTATACAGTCCTATAGTCGTGTGACATAAGCACCAAAGGTTGTTTTCTGGgagaacctttatttttttaacccttCGCTGTATGAAATCATATACAAACATGAGTAGATCCATGATGGATTAATAAAGCTTACTGAAAGAAAAGTCTGTGAATCAATTTAGATTTTCATCCTTCCTGTACTTTTTGCGTACTTCTCTGTAAAATAGTAATGTTTTAACTATCTCTTAAGAATTTATGTGTTACCCTTATTTTGTAGCCTAAGAATTTGACAAGCAAATCCACATTGTTTCATATTTAgtgaacaacaaaaagaaaagagaaaatg
This window contains:
- the ARL4A gene encoding ADP-ribosylation factor-like protein 4A, which codes for MGNGLSDQTSILSSLPSFQSFHIVILGLDSAGKTTVLYRLQFNEFVNTVPTKGFNTEKIKVTLGNSKTVTFHFWDVGGQEKLRPLWKSYTRCTDGIVFVVDSVDVERMEEAKTELHKITRISENQGVPVLIVANKQDLRNSLSLSEIEKLLAMGELSSSTPWHLQPTCAIIGDGLKEGLEKLHDMIIKRRKMLRQQKKKR